The following proteins are co-located in the Silene latifolia isolate original U9 population chromosome 1, ASM4854445v1, whole genome shotgun sequence genome:
- the LOC141604066 gene encoding BRCA1-associated RING domain protein 1 has product MAEKRTQTQTHARLLNPWVLHLQKLGLELKCPLCLNLYNKPMLLPCNHIFCSRCVPESNSFGSECSICKQPYVEQDLRGAPYIGNLVNIYTSLDASFSMHMLNPDVRRGLVQCPIPAQRCSKDPIDSTSLGNLACGTTSVPLRVNEQVVVPNSTPVMTMLERCTSFGNTGLGPGVLEHNSPTSVTSFSQGRALQQKQHVAVDVDMNRVELSPDSPPSSGASKGAEIDSCDQERNNDTAGKCQSKKSLKREVDDLGTPGTGDLSDSYCKKQKQTNLSQVELSQSPSPSTGLNQQTSVSTGSATAKTECAPNFKCAFCQTGKITQGSGQLHHFANGKQVFGKEAGRSNVTHLHQSCIEWTPQIYYENDTTIRNVDKELARAEKLKCTSCGLKGAALGCFAKSCRRTYHAPCAYEIPECRWDDEDFLMLCPVHSSIKFPSEKSKKSAAKKASTVKIHDELKNKDLSSSTLPAVEFSSWMLSSTQNWVLCASSLSADEKTMLVKFANLCGATVTRNWTPEVTHVIAGTDANGACSRTLKVLMAILKGRWILKTDWIRACMELKRPVEEEPYEINLDNHGCCDGPRTGRLRALNNVQNLLNGMKFYFSGDFLAKYQWDLQDLIIAGGGAILENKEQLLHCSSNGLGTTVVVYNADAVTGTGDVSTVLERQLEAEMVAAESDCHVVPHTWLLGSIASNKLHPFV; this is encoded by the exons ATGGCGGAAAAACGGACCCAGACACAGACCCATGCCCGTTTACTAAACCCATGGGTCCTTCATCTTCAGAAACTTGGCCTTGAACTTAAATGCCCTCTTTG CTTGAATTTGTACAATAAGCCCATGTTGTTACCTTGTAACCACATTTTCTGCAG TCGTTGTGTACCTGAATCAAATTCATTTGGGTCGGAGTGTTCAATCTGCAAACAGCCGTATGTTGAACAAG ATTTGAGGGGAGCTCCTTATATTGGAAATTTGGTGAATATTTACACAAGCCTGGATGCTTCTTTCTCAATGCATATGCTTAACCCAG ATGTAAGAAGAGGCTTAGTACAATGCCCTATTCCTGCCCAAAGATGCTCCAAGGACCCAATTGATTCGACTTCTCTAGGGAATTTGGCTTGTGGAACCACTAGTGTTCCATTGAGGGTTAATGAGCAAGTCGTGGTACCGAATAGTACTCCAGTGATGACAATGCTAGAGAGGTGTACTAGCTTTGGAAATACTGGTTTGGGACCTGGGGTTTTGGAGCACAATTCTCCGACTAGTGTGACTTCATTTTCTCAAGGAAGAGCTTTGCAACAAAAGCAACATGTTGCTGTTGATGTAGATATGAACCGGGTGGAGTTGTCCCCAGATAGCCCTCCATCTTCTGGTGCCAGCAAGGGTGCTGAGATTGACAGCTGTGATCAAGAAAGGAACAATGAT ACCGCAGGAAAATGTCAATCTAAGAAATCTTTAAAAAGAGAAGTTGATGACTTAGGAACACCAGGAACAGGTGACCTTTCTGATTCATATTGCAAGAAGCAAAAGCAGACAAACTTGAGCCAAGTAGAACTATCTCAGAGTCCTTCCCCATCAACGGGTTTGAATCAGCAAACATCTGTATCAACCGGCTCTGCCACTGCTAAGACTGAATGTGCACCTAACTTCAAATGTGCATTCTGCCAGACAGGGAAGATTACACAG GGTAGCGGCCAACTGCATCATTTTGCTAATGGTAAACAAGTTTTCGGGAAAGAGGCAGGTCGTTCTAATGTCACACATCTGCATCAAAGCTGCATAGAATG GACTCCGCAAATCTATTACGAGAATGACACTACCATAAGGAACGTAGATAAAGAGCTAGCAAGGGCCGAAAAGCTCAAGTGCACCAGTTGTGGCCTTAAGGGAGCTGCACTTGGTTGTTTTGCAAAATCTTGTCGTAGAACGTATCATGCTCCATGTGCATATGAGATTCCAGAGTGTAGATGGGATGAT GAGGATTTCCTGATGCTTTGTCCTGTTCATTCTTCAATAAAGTTTCCAAGTGAGAAATCCAAAAAGTCTGCAGCCAAAAAGGCCTCAACAGTTAAAAT CCATGATGAGCTGAAAAACAAGGATTTAAGTTCATCAACTCTCCCAGCTGTTGAATTTAGTTCTTGGATGTTGTCTTCTACTCAAAATTGGGTTCTTTGTGCATCATCTCTCTCAGCTGATGAAAAG ACAATGCTGGTCAAGTTTGCAAACTTGTGCGGCGCAACTGTGACAAGGAACTGGACTCCAGAGGTCACTCATGTGATTGCAGGAACAGATGCAAATGGGGCCTGCAGTAGGACATTGAAAGTTCTTATGGCCATTCTTAAGGGAAGATGGATACTTAAAACCGACT GGATTCGAGCATGCATGGAACTAAAACGTCCAGTTGAAGAAGAGCCTTATGAGATTAATCTTGATAACCACGGCTGTTGTGATGGCCCCAGAACTGGCAGACTGAGAGCTTTGAATAAT GTACAAAATCTTTTAAATGGCATGAAATTTTATTTCAGTGGTGACTTTTTAGCTAAATACCAATGGGATCTCCAAGATCTGATTATAGCTGGTGGAGGAGCCATCCTTGAAAACAAAGAACAACTACTACATTGTAGCAGTAACGGACTTGGAACCACAGTAGTTGTTTACAATGCCGATGCAGTGACAGGTACCGGAGATGTCTCTACTGTCTTAGAGCGACAGCTAGAAGCTGAGATGGTGGCTGCTGAAAGCGATTGCCATGTAGTACCACATACTTGGCTTTTGGGCTCCATTGCCTCAAATAAGCTGCACCCTTTTGTCTGA